One region of Flavobacterium sp. GSB-24 genomic DNA includes:
- the polA gene encoding DNA polymerase I codes for MSTQKRLFLLDAYALIFRGYYAFIKNPRINSKGMDTSAIMGFMNSLLDVIKREKPDHLAVAFDKEGSQVRTEMFAEYKANRDATPEAIKIAIPYIQELLKAMHIPIIEIAGCEADDLIGTIAKQAEKQNYKVYMVTPDKDFAQLVSENIFMYKPARMGNGIEIWGIPEVLAKFEVERPEQVIDFLGMMGDAVDNIPGLPGVGEVTAKKFLKEFGTMENLLENTHLLKGKMKENIEANKDKGILSKKLATIICDCDVVFNEDDYELSRPDIEKTDAIFQELEFRRMAEQFDNLFKVGGGNELASSTPASDAKLYKKPQPKNEDQFDLFGGGGTTLDESAEAARNSFYNTLENTEHSYQTIQGDLGIKLLLQNLQKQTSVCFDTETTGIDALHAELVGMSFSYEKGKAFYVPFPESQEEAQALVDKFVPFFENENIEKIGQNLKYDLKILANYGVTVKGKLFDTMIAHYLINPDMRHNMDILAETYLKYSPKSIETLIGKKGKNQLNMRDVPLEDIKEYAAEDADITLQLKEIFTAELDKTETKKLFDEIEIPLVSVLAAMETEGIRLDVDFLKQMSTEMDVEIKSLEEKIYETAGEKFNLASPKQLGDILFDKLKIGGAKQKKTKTGQYATGEEVLTYLANDNPIVKQILDWRQMVKLQSTYIMALPEQVDKKTLRVHTDYMQTVAATGRLSSNNPNLQNIPIRTERGRQIRKAFVARDENHTLISADYSQIELRIIAALSGEENMIAAFQNGEDIHRATAAKVFDVALEEVSREQRSNAKTVNFGIIYGVSAFGLSNQTSLSRGESAALIDAYYKTYPRLKSYIQDQVEFARENGYVQTILGRRRYLKDINSANAVVRSAAERNAVNAPIQGSAADVIKIAMINIHKKLQDENWKSRMLLQVHDELVFDVHNDELEKIQPMIKHEMENAFKMIVPLEVEIGIGKDWLEAH; via the coding sequence ATGTCAACTCAAAAACGTCTTTTTCTTCTAGATGCTTACGCATTAATTTTTCGTGGTTATTATGCCTTTATAAAAAACCCGAGAATCAACTCAAAAGGAATGGATACATCTGCAATTATGGGATTTATGAATTCCCTTTTAGATGTTATTAAAAGAGAAAAACCAGATCATTTAGCTGTTGCTTTTGACAAAGAGGGAAGTCAGGTAAGAACCGAAATGTTTGCTGAATATAAAGCCAATCGTGATGCAACGCCAGAGGCTATTAAAATTGCCATTCCTTATATTCAAGAATTATTAAAAGCCATGCACATTCCGATTATTGAAATCGCAGGATGTGAAGCCGATGACTTAATTGGAACAATTGCCAAACAAGCCGAAAAACAAAATTATAAGGTTTACATGGTAACACCTGATAAGGATTTTGCACAATTGGTTTCTGAAAATATTTTTATGTACAAACCTGCCCGAATGGGTAACGGAATCGAAATTTGGGGAATTCCTGAGGTTTTAGCCAAATTTGAAGTGGAAAGACCTGAACAAGTAATTGATTTTCTTGGAATGATGGGCGACGCCGTGGATAATATTCCTGGATTGCCTGGTGTTGGTGAAGTAACCGCTAAAAAGTTCTTGAAAGAATTTGGGACAATGGAAAACCTTTTAGAAAACACACATTTACTAAAAGGAAAAATGAAAGAAAATATCGAAGCTAATAAAGACAAAGGTATTCTCTCTAAAAAACTGGCCACTATTATATGTGACTGTGATGTTGTTTTTAATGAAGACGACTATGAACTTTCACGTCCTGATATCGAAAAAACAGATGCTATTTTTCAGGAATTGGAATTTAGAAGAATGGCTGAGCAGTTTGATAATTTATTTAAAGTTGGAGGCGGAAATGAATTAGCAAGTTCTACTCCAGCATCTGATGCCAAATTATACAAAAAGCCACAGCCTAAAAACGAAGATCAATTTGACCTTTTTGGCGGAGGCGGAACCACTTTAGACGAAAGCGCTGAAGCTGCTAGAAATTCATTTTACAATACTTTAGAAAATACTGAACATTCTTATCAAACTATTCAAGGTGATTTAGGAATTAAATTGCTTCTACAGAATTTACAAAAACAGACTTCTGTTTGTTTTGATACAGAAACCACAGGAATCGATGCTTTGCATGCAGAACTTGTTGGAATGTCTTTCTCATACGAAAAAGGAAAAGCATTTTACGTTCCGTTTCCGGAAAGCCAGGAAGAAGCACAAGCTTTAGTTGACAAATTCGTTCCGTTTTTTGAAAATGAAAATATTGAAAAGATCGGGCAAAACTTAAAATACGATTTAAAAATTCTGGCTAATTACGGCGTTACTGTAAAAGGAAAACTTTTTGACACCATGATTGCGCATTATTTGATTAATCCAGATATGCGTCATAATATGGATATTTTAGCAGAAACGTATTTAAAATATTCACCAAAATCAATCGAAACTTTAATTGGTAAAAAAGGAAAAAATCAGCTTAACATGCGTGATGTTCCTTTAGAAGATATTAAAGAATATGCTGCTGAAGACGCCGATATTACTTTACAATTAAAAGAAATATTTACAGCTGAACTAGACAAAACAGAAACTAAAAAGTTATTTGATGAAATCGAAATTCCGTTAGTAAGCGTTTTAGCAGCGATGGAAACTGAAGGAATTCGTCTTGATGTTGATTTCTTAAAACAAATGTCTACAGAGATGGATGTTGAAATCAAATCTTTAGAAGAAAAAATATACGAAACTGCCGGCGAGAAATTCAATTTGGCTTCTCCAAAACAATTAGGAGACATTTTATTTGATAAACTTAAAATTGGCGGCGCAAAGCAAAAGAAAACCAAAACGGGTCAATATGCAACTGGAGAGGAAGTCTTGACTTATTTAGCTAATGACAATCCAATTGTAAAACAAATTTTGGACTGGCGTCAAATGGTGAAACTGCAAAGTACTTACATCATGGCTTTGCCGGAACAAGTTGACAAAAAGACTTTACGCGTTCATACGGATTATATGCAGACTGTTGCTGCAACAGGACGTTTAAGTTCTAATAATCCGAATCTGCAAAACATTCCGATTCGTACCGAAAGAGGCCGTCAGATTCGTAAAGCATTTGTTGCTCGCGATGAAAATCACACTTTAATTTCTGCCGATTACTCGCAAATCGAATTAAGAATTATTGCCGCTTTAAGCGGAGAAGAAAATATGATTGCTGCTTTCCAAAATGGAGAAGATATTCACAGAGCTACGGCGGCAAAGGTTTTTGATGTGGCCTTAGAAGAAGTTTCGCGCGAACAAAGAAGCAACGCTAAAACGGTAAACTTCGGAATTATCTACGGTGTTTCTGCCTTTGGTTTAAGTAATCAAACTTCTTTATCACGCGGTGAAAGTGCCGCTTTGATCGATGCGTATTACAAAACCTATCCGAGATTAAAATCATACATCCAAGATCAGGTTGAATTTGCTCGTGAAAATGGTTACGTACAGACAATTTTAGGACGTCGTCGTTACCTTAAAGATATCAACTCTGCAAATGCTGTTGTTAGAAGTGCTGCCGAGCGAAATGCTGTAAACGCACCAATTCAAGGAAGTGCGGCAGATGTTATCAAAATTGCAATGATCAATATTCATAAAAAATTACAAGACGAAAACTGGAAATCGAGAATGCTGCTTCAGGTGCATGACGAGCTTGTGTTCGATGTTCATAATGATGAACTCGAAAAAATCCAGCCAATGATTAAACACGAAATGGAAAATGCATTTAAAATGATAGTTCCGTTGGAGGTTGAAATTGGAATAGGTAAAGACTGGTTAGAAGCGCATTAA